One Armatimonadota bacterium DNA segment encodes these proteins:
- a CDS encoding carboxypeptidase-like regulatory domain-containing protein: MARRSSTKMVGMLIVLSTIAAVCSLATSEPTKQASGGRITGTLLPAHVRAQAALYVMRGDDLVLLKRTAANPKDGTYCMEGLQSGKYMVLLTAAWCVAEDRDVEIAAGQTVDLGQVVLAAAGAISGRIAPAGIQAEIRAVSRDLSEGFVKEAAVMADGKTGRYIMKSLPPGIYDLRIHAEGYRDVVGVRSLVGEPGEPTAADAQAIRDVLTNYVRLGNARDFSARLKLYSQSFRDEWGNGIEYERRNAEKEEEIKRTKGQAALAVERVLTEGDRAAVICRLTVVRTDPQTGALRNRSQSFILFGLRREGDTWRLTYREPIGNADAVSPVFTTDPRVSGVEVLPGRASKGHDWQLEPIPSQ, from the coding sequence ATGGCTCGCAGGTCTTCTACTAAAATGGTGGGAATGCTGATCGTTCTCTCGACGATTGCCGCAGTCTGTTCGTTGGCCACCTCCGAGCCGACGAAACAGGCGAGTGGTGGCCGAATCACCGGCACGCTCTTGCCCGCACACGTCAGGGCTCAGGCGGCGCTGTACGTCATGCGCGGCGACGACCTGGTGTTGCTCAAGCGAACTGCTGCGAACCCTAAGGACGGCACATACTGTATGGAGGGGCTCCAGTCGGGAAAGTATATGGTCTTACTGACGGCGGCATGGTGCGTTGCCGAGGACCGCGACGTGGAGATAGCCGCTGGGCAGACAGTGGACCTTGGCCAAGTGGTGCTGGCAGCGGCGGGAGCCATCTCAGGGCGCATCGCGCCCGCTGGCATCCAGGCGGAAATCCGCGCCGTGAGTCGCGATCTCAGCGAAGGTTTCGTCAAAGAGGCCGCTGTAATGGCCGATGGGAAGACTGGCAGGTACATCATGAAGAGTCTCCCGCCCGGGATCTATGATCTCAGAATTCACGCCGAAGGATACCGGGACGTGGTAGGTGTTCGAAGCCTAGTAGGCGAGCCTGGCGAACCGACGGCCGCAGACGCTCAGGCCATCAGGGACGTCCTCACCAATTATGTAAGGCTGGGCAACGCCCGGGACTTCAGCGCTCGACTTAAGCTGTACTCCCAATCTTTCCGAGACGAATGGGGAAATGGCATCGAGTACGAACGAAGAAATGCCGAGAAGGAAGAGGAAATCAAACGAACCAAGGGACAGGCGGCGCTCGCCGTTGAACGAGTCTTGACGGAAGGGGACCGCGCCGCTGTGATCTGCCGCCTGACCGTGGTTCGCACGGACCCACAGACGGGGGCACTGCGCAACCGCAGCCAGTCGTTCATTCTGTTCGGGCTGCGTCGCGAAGGTGACACGTGGCGACTGACATACCGGGAGCCTATCGGCAACGCTGACGCGGTGAGCCCGGTGTTCACCACTGATCCGCGGGTCTCCGGCGTCGAGGTGTTGCCGGGGCGCGCCAGCAAGGGGCACGATTGGCAGTTGGAACCGATTCCGTCTCAATAG